In Phreatobacter oligotrophus, one DNA window encodes the following:
- a CDS encoding CoA-transferase subunit beta, which translates to MSAYTPNEIMTIAAARLLSNDDVCFVGIGAPSAACNLARLTHAPKITLIYESGTLSTRPTVLPLSIGDGELCDTALTTVSVPEMFRYWLQGGRITIGFLGGAQIDRFGNLNTTVVGPYDAPKVRLPGGGGAPEIAINCGQIFIIMAMGQRAFMDKLPFITSLGHGTGKGSREALGVKTRGPTQLITDLCIFEPDPETSELTVTSIHPGVTREQIQENCGWPVKFAAEVRETPAPDDTELSVLRDLHARTKAAHAA; encoded by the coding sequence AACGACGACGTCTGCTTCGTCGGCATCGGCGCGCCCTCGGCCGCCTGCAACCTCGCCCGCCTCACCCACGCGCCGAAGATCACGCTGATCTATGAAAGCGGCACGCTGTCGACGCGCCCGACCGTCCTGCCGCTCTCCATCGGCGACGGCGAGCTCTGCGACACGGCGCTGACCACCGTCTCGGTGCCGGAGATGTTCCGCTACTGGCTGCAGGGCGGACGCATCACCATCGGCTTCCTCGGCGGCGCGCAGATCGACCGCTTCGGCAATCTCAACACGACGGTTGTCGGCCCCTATGACGCGCCGAAGGTGCGCTTGCCGGGCGGCGGCGGCGCGCCGGAGATCGCCATCAATTGCGGCCAGATCTTCATCATCATGGCCATGGGCCAGCGCGCCTTCATGGACAAGCTGCCCTTCATCACCTCGCTCGGCCACGGCACCGGCAAGGGCTCGCGCGAGGCGCTGGGGGTGAAGACCCGCGGCCCGACGCAGCTCATCACCGACCTCTGCATCTTCGAGCCCGATCCGGAGACGAGCGAGCTTACCGTCACCTCCATCCATCCGGGCGTGACGCGCGAGCAGATCCAGGAGAATTGCGGCTGGCCGGTGAAGTTCGCCGCCGAAGTGCGCGAGACGCCGGCTCCCGACGACACGGAGCTGTCGGTCCTGCGCGACCTCCACGCCCGCACCAAGGCGGCCCACGCGGCCTGA
- the pcaF gene encoding 3-oxoadipyl-CoA thiolase — MADAFICDAVRTPIGRYGGALAKVRADDLAAVPLKALIARHPQIAGAIDEIVFGCANQAGEDNRNVARMAALLSGLPDSVPAMTVNRLCASGLDAVGAAARAIRAGEIDLAIAGGVESMTRAPFVMGKAAEAFSRSADIFDTTIGWRFINPLMKAQYGVDSMPETGENVAEEFQVSRDDQDAFALRSQQRAGRAMASGYFAEEIVAVEIPGGKAGPIIVDKDEHPRPETTAEGLAKLKAFVRQPGTVTAGNASGVNDGAAAMIIASAEAVKKYGLTPRARILGAASAGVPPRIMGIGPIPAVKKLVERLGIKVSDFDVIELNEAFASQGIAVLRGIGVPEDADHVNPNGGAIALGHPLGMSGARIAATAVHQLEKTGGRYGLATMCVGVGQGVALAVERIS; from the coding sequence ATGGCTGACGCCTTCATCTGCGACGCCGTCCGCACGCCGATCGGCCGCTATGGCGGGGCGCTGGCCAAGGTGCGCGCCGACGACCTCGCGGCGGTGCCGCTGAAGGCGCTCATCGCCCGCCATCCGCAGATCGCCGGCGCCATCGACGAGATCGTCTTCGGCTGCGCCAACCAGGCCGGCGAGGACAACCGCAACGTCGCCCGCATGGCGGCGCTCCTCTCGGGGCTCCCCGACAGCGTGCCGGCCATGACCGTCAACCGGCTCTGCGCCTCCGGCCTCGATGCGGTGGGCGCTGCCGCCCGCGCCATCCGCGCCGGCGAGATCGACCTCGCCATTGCCGGCGGCGTCGAGAGCATGACCCGCGCGCCCTTCGTCATGGGCAAGGCCGCCGAGGCCTTCTCGCGCTCCGCCGACATTTTCGACACGACCATCGGCTGGCGCTTCATCAACCCGCTGATGAAGGCGCAGTACGGCGTCGATTCCATGCCGGAGACCGGCGAAAACGTCGCCGAGGAGTTCCAGGTCTCGCGCGACGACCAGGACGCCTTCGCGCTGCGCTCGCAGCAGCGGGCGGGCCGCGCCATGGCCTCCGGCTATTTCGCCGAGGAGATCGTTGCGGTGGAGATCCCCGGCGGCAAGGCCGGCCCGATCATCGTCGACAAGGACGAGCATCCGCGCCCCGAGACGACGGCGGAAGGCCTCGCCAAGCTGAAGGCCTTCGTGCGCCAGCCCGGCACGGTGACCGCCGGCAATGCCTCGGGCGTCAATGACGGCGCCGCCGCCATGATCATCGCCTCGGCGGAAGCCGTGAAGAAATACGGCCTCACCCCGCGGGCCCGCATCCTCGGCGCGGCCTCGGCCGGCGTGCCGCCTCGGATCATGGGCATCGGGCCGATTCCCGCGGTGAAGAAGCTGGTCGAGCGTCTCGGCATCAAGGTGTCGGACTTCGACGTGATCGAGCTCAACGAGGCCTTCGCCAGCCAGGGCATCGCCGTGCTGCGCGGTATCGGCGTGCCGGAGGATGCAGACCATGTGAACCCGAATGGCGGCGCCATCGCGCTCGGCCATCCGCTCGGCATGTCGGGCGCGCGCATCGCCGCCACCGCCGTGCACCAGCTGGAGAAAACCGGCGGCCGCTATGGCCTCGCCACCATGTGTGTCGGCGTCGGCCAGGGCGTGGCGCTGGCCGTGGAGCGCATCTCCTGA